The genomic segment CGTACCGCACGATCTACATGCTGCAAAGAACCATACTTATAGCTATGCGCCTGTCCGGCCTGGTCCTGGAAGGTATTGGAGTTCATTGCATCAAACTTCAGGTCAAGCTGTGCCGCCAGTTGCTTCAAAGCTGCGGCATCTTTGGGAATATCCCAGGGAATATGCAGTGAAATAGCGCCGCTGGACCGGTTAAACTGGTGCAATAATCCCACATCTTCCAGCTTCTGTTCCAATGTAGCCGGTTCTCCCCTGCCGGCAAAGCGGCCGAAGCGCGTGCCACCATTTCCAAGCGCCCATGAGGGGATCGCCACCTGGAAGTCGGTCAACTTTTTAATAATCTGCTCCACTCCCGGAACATTACCGGAAATGAATTGAAAATTCCGTTGATGTTGTGTCAGCAAGGCGTCGTTATGCTGCTCAATCTGAGCCTTTGTCAGTAACATAAAAAATACTTTATATCGGTTTAGACTTTCAGGCACTACGAATTTTCATAATGCCCTTGTCGTTTAAAGATCTTAAAAAAACGAGTTGACCGATTAGAAAATCATCAACTCTTGTATTGCTTGTTATATGAAGACGTTTTTATCGTAAGAATGCCGCTGCTACGCCACCATCTACATTCAGCACATTTCCTGTGGATTTGTTCAGCAGGCCGCTTACAAAGATAAAGCAGGCGTTGGCAATATCCTCAGGAAGGATCATTTCATTCATCAACGTGCGTTTTGCATAATATGCCGGCAATTCCTCCACCGTGATACCATATGCCTTGGCGCGGCCTTCGGCCCAACCTCCGGCCCAGATATTAGAATTGGCAATAACGGCATCCGGGTTTACTGAATTGACACGAATTTTATCAGCTCCCAGTTCCGCGGCCAGTAACCGCGACAGATGAGCCTGAGCGGCCTTCGCCGAGCCATAGCCAGCATTATTAGGACCCGATACAATCGAATTTTTTGAAACGATATTGATAATATCTCCACCGATATCCTGTTTGCGCATTACGGCAACCGCTTGTTTGGAAACCATAAACTGCCCTTTTACCAGGATATTATATAACCGATCCCATTCTTCAATGGTATGATCCGTGATGGACTTTGAAATGCTAATACCGGCATTGTTTACGATAATGTCTAAACCACCGAATGCGCAGGTAGCTTCATCGATCGCCGTTTTGATGGAATCATTGCTGGTTACATCCAGTATTACCGAGGCTGCGGCATCGCGGCCGAATGCTTTTTGAAATTCGGCAGTTGTTTCCTGCACCCGCTCCTGGTTAATGTCGTTAATAATCACACAGGCCCCTTCTTCCGCAAACTTGCGGGCGATGGCTTTACCAATACCACCACCACTTCCGGTAACCAGTGCAATACGGCCGCTTAATGGCTTTGGCTTCGGCATCCGCTGCAGTTTAGCCTCTTCCAGCAACCAATATTCGATATTGAATGCTTCCTGCCGGGGCAGCGAGGTATATTCGGAAATGGCTTCAGCCCCGCGCATTACGTTGATGGCATTGGTATAGAATTCTGCAGCCACCCGTGCTGTTTGTTTATCCTTTGAAAAGGTAAACATACCCACGCCCGGATAAATAATCACCACAGGGTTAGGATCGCGCATTGCCGGGCTGTTGGGATGCTTGCAGGCATTATAGTAGTCCGCATACATATTGCGATATGCTTCAAACAACGGAGCTATTTTTTCTTTAACGGCAGATACATTTTCCAGATCTTCATCCGGAGCAAGGTTCAATACCAGCGGACTGATCTTGGTACGCAGGAAATGGTCCGGACAAGAAGTGCCCAGCGGGGCCAGTCGATCCAGGTCGTTGGAATTAATGAATTGCAACACCCGTTCATCGTCGGTAAAATGTCCTACCATTTTCGTATATGAAGAACAAAAGCCCCGCAATACCGGCGCCAGTTCCGCAGCTTTTTTTAACCGTTCATCTGCCGGCAAGGCAGCCAACTTTTCTCCGCCAAATACCGGTCCCTTTTTACCGAGGTGCTGCTCAATATACTCCGCACAAGTTTCAATCACTTCCAGCGTATTCAGATAACTTTCATAAGCGGTGTCACCCCAGGTAAACAAGCCATGGGAGCCCAGCATGATGCCGCGAATTCCCGGGTTTTCCTCAAGGCATTGTTTGAGTTGTAAGCCCAGGTCAAAGCCAGGCTTTTGCCAAGGTACCCAGCCAATAGAGCCTCCAAATAATTCTTCAGTAATTTTCCTGCCGTCCTTTGCTGCCGCAATGGCTATGGCCGCATCAGGATGCAGGTGATCGATATGTTTGAACGGCAGAAATCCATGCAAGGGAGTGTCGATAGACGGAGCCTTGGATGCCAGATCATAGATACAATGATTAAAAAGTCCTACCATCTCATCTTCATGCTCAATACCCCGGTAAATGGCTTTCAGGCTTCGCAAACGATCTACGTACAGCGCCGCCAGCCCACTCTTTTTAAGAGTTCCGAGGTCACCGCCGCTTCCCTTTACATACATGATCTCTTTTTCTTCATTGGTGAGCGGGTCTTTTGCCATCACCTTACAGGAAGTGTTTCCTCCTCCATAATTGGTGAGCCGGAGATCTGCGCCCAACAGGTTGGAACGATAGATCAGCAAGGCAACCTCATCACCTGCCATGGCTGCCGCGGTGGCATCATCCCATAAATAACTTACATGCTTAAATGTTTTCGCTTCTGCGCTCATATACTGATGTTCTTTTTTATATTTTATCTTAACGAATTCCCATATCCTACCAGTAATACCGATATCAAAATGATAATGATCCCCAGCACTACCGTGGTAAAGGTCTTTTTGCTGACGCCTTTCCATTCTTTCAGGATCAATCCCCATACATTGGCGATCAGGATAATAAATGCCATGTGCAGGATCCAGGAACTGGGGCCATTACCCAGTTTGCTTTCCCCCATCCCGTAGAAGAAGAACTGGAGGAACCAGGTGGTACCAGCCAGCGCACAAAAAACAATATTGGAGAGCAGCGGGGTTTTCCGGTTGGTATAATCTCCAAAAGTTTTGTTGCGTGCATTCAGCATCAGGCACCAGATCAGGTTCGTGGTCAGCCCGCCCCAAAGGATCACTACATAAGATACATTGTTTTGGTAAAGAAATTCTCCCGCTCCGGGGTGAGCCGCTTTCCACAATGCGTTGGCCGCATCCGCCATGGGTTTCCCGGCCTCTATGCCGAAATTAAAACAGGCACTGAGCACCCCTGAAATGATCGCCACCAATATTCCCAGGCCAAATTTATATTCATCCTTCCCTGAAAGATGATCGGCCTCGCTTGCTGCGGAATTTTCAGCACCAGCTTCCCCCGCGGATGGCATGACAGCCAGTTCCTTTTCTTTACGCATACCGGCTTTCCCCGAAACGATGATCCCTGCGATACACACCAATAATCCCAGCATCACTACCTGTCCCCAACTGGTTTTAAACAGCAAACCGATCGTATCTTTTCCATCTACAGGGTTCAACTGGTAATACAATGCAGGAATCAACGCGCCAAACACCATGCACAAGCCCAGGATGATGCTGCTTCCCAGGGATACGCCCAGATACCGAACGCCCAATCCATAGGTTAGTCCGCCGATCCCCCAAAGCAACCCGAAAAGATACGCATACCCGAGGGTAGCGCCCCCTGCCGTTTGAATGATTTCCCAAAAATTGGGGATGGTGAGCCAGGCAGCCAGCGGCGGCACAATCAGCCAGGAAAAAACACCTCCGATCAGCCAGTACGATTCCCATGACCATCCCTTTACTTTTTTATAAGGGATAT from the Niabella agricola genome contains:
- a CDS encoding bifunctional aldolase/short-chain dehydrogenase; the encoded protein is MSAEAKTFKHVSYLWDDATAAAMAGDEVALLIYRSNLLGADLRLTNYGGGNTSCKVMAKDPLTNEEKEIMYVKGSGGDLGTLKKSGLAALYVDRLRSLKAIYRGIEHEDEMVGLFNHCIYDLASKAPSIDTPLHGFLPFKHIDHLHPDAAIAIAAAKDGRKITEELFGGSIGWVPWQKPGFDLGLQLKQCLEENPGIRGIMLGSHGLFTWGDTAYESYLNTLEVIETCAEYIEQHLGKKGPVFGGEKLAALPADERLKKAAELAPVLRGFCSSYTKMVGHFTDDERVLQFINSNDLDRLAPLGTSCPDHFLRTKISPLVLNLAPDEDLENVSAVKEKIAPLFEAYRNMYADYYNACKHPNSPAMRDPNPVVIIYPGVGMFTFSKDKQTARVAAEFYTNAINVMRGAEAISEYTSLPRQEAFNIEYWLLEEAKLQRMPKPKPLSGRIALVTGSGGGIGKAIARKFAEEGACVIINDINQERVQETTAEFQKAFGRDAAASVILDVTSNDSIKTAIDEATCAFGGLDIIVNNAGISISKSITDHTIEEWDRLYNILVKGQFMVSKQAVAVMRKQDIGGDIINIVSKNSIVSGPNNAGYGSAKAAQAHLSRLLAAELGADKIRVNSVNPDAVIANSNIWAGGWAEGRAKAYGITVEELPAYYAKRTLMNEMILPEDIANACFIFVSGLLNKSTGNVLNVDGGVAAAFLR
- the rhaT gene encoding L-rhamnose/proton symporter RhaT, giving the protein MNALLGVIFHFIGGFASGSFYIPYKKVKGWSWESYWLIGGVFSWLIVPPLAAWLTIPNFWEIIQTAGGATLGYAYLFGLLWGIGGLTYGLGVRYLGVSLGSSIILGLCMVFGALIPALYYQLNPVDGKDTIGLLFKTSWGQVVMLGLLVCIAGIIVSGKAGMRKEKELAVMPSAGEAGAENSAASEADHLSGKDEYKFGLGILVAIISGVLSACFNFGIEAGKPMADAANALWKAAHPGAGEFLYQNNVSYVVILWGGLTTNLIWCLMLNARNKTFGDYTNRKTPLLSNIVFCALAGTTWFLQFFFYGMGESKLGNGPSSWILHMAFIILIANVWGLILKEWKGVSKKTFTTVVLGIIIILISVLLVGYGNSLR